The Carnobacterium mobile DSM 4848 genome includes a window with the following:
- a CDS encoding DUF6320 domain-containing protein — protein MSCCLECKAAVKGSWVNCPLCGCNLERRTTNTEQNPFPFVPLRFNREKGFRLLMIFTLISGILFLGIEALWLDQSQVLQLAVFGIMSLWIVVAILIRKRRNIAKSILYLLVMVSLISVYLDYSLEWNGWSTTYVIPVICIFTDLALSISVNIIFPEVADYILYLLIVAVIGLLPALFLIFDWTTNSVPSLLSIAVSTVMFVSLLIHYRKIVLYEWKKRMQF, from the coding sequence ATGAGTTGTTGTCTTGAATGCAAAGCAGCTGTCAAAGGCAGTTGGGTCAATTGTCCGTTGTGCGGCTGTAACTTAGAACGCCGCACAACAAATACTGAGCAGAATCCATTTCCTTTTGTACCTTTGCGTTTTAACCGAGAAAAAGGATTTAGGTTATTGATGATTTTTACTCTCATCAGCGGCATCCTGTTTTTAGGAATAGAAGCACTGTGGCTGGATCAAAGCCAAGTCTTGCAACTCGCTGTTTTCGGCATAATGAGCTTGTGGATCGTTGTGGCAATCCTGATTCGAAAGAGGAGAAACATTGCTAAAAGTATTCTATATTTATTAGTAATGGTTTCATTGATCAGTGTCTATTTGGACTACTCATTAGAATGGAATGGATGGTCAACAACATATGTCATCCCGGTCATTTGCATCTTTACTGACTTGGCCTTGTCCATCTCTGTTAACATTATATTCCCGGAAGTTGCTGACTATATTTTGTACTTGTTGATCGTTGCAGTAATAGGCCTTTTGCCAGCTCTTTTTCTTATCTTTGATTGGACTACGAATTCAGTGCCGTCTCTGTTGTCGATAGCTGTCAGCACCGTGATGTTTGTTTCTCTGCTCATCCATTATCGAAAAATCGTGTTATACGAATGGAAAAAGCGCATGCAATTTTGA
- a CDS encoding glycoside hydrolase family 1 protein — MEHKQLDQFPEDFLWGSASAAYQVEGAWNGDGKGVSVWDEFVRIPNKTFKGTNGNVAVDHYHRYKEDIALMAEQGLKTYRFSVAWTRIFPNGRGEINEAGLQFYKDLVDELIVHNIEPMLTLYHWDLPQALQDEYQGWESRNIIEDFTNYATTLFEAFRGKVNYWVSLNEQNIFTSLGYLMAAHPPGVTDSKRFYEVNHIANLVNASVIKKFHDMEMPGKIGPSFAYTPNYSLDSNPVNVLAAEDTEELNANFWMDVYLYGKYPIVAMKYLKDRGLAPTFEAGDEELLAAAKPDFLGINYYQSATDVFNPTDGVGLGKMNTTGKKGSSEESGTPGVSKRVENPFVERTNWDWEIDPQGLRIALRRITSRYRIPVMITENGLGEYDKLTEDNQIHDDYRINYLESHVHAIREAITDGATVLGYCTWSYTDLLSWLNGYQKRYGFVYVDRDEEEGKTMNRYKKDSYYWYQKVIAENGNNC; from the coding sequence ATGGAACACAAACAATTAGACCAGTTTCCTGAGGATTTTCTTTGGGGATCAGCTTCTGCCGCTTATCAGGTAGAAGGAGCTTGGAATGGAGATGGAAAAGGAGTCTCGGTTTGGGATGAATTTGTTCGAATTCCAAATAAAACGTTCAAAGGAACCAATGGCAATGTAGCTGTTGATCATTACCATCGCTATAAAGAAGATATTGCTTTAATGGCTGAACAAGGATTAAAAACGTATCGTTTTTCAGTAGCTTGGACACGAATTTTCCCTAATGGACGCGGAGAAATCAACGAAGCAGGACTACAATTTTATAAAGATTTAGTCGATGAATTGATCGTGCATAATATTGAACCTATGCTGACTCTTTACCATTGGGATTTACCGCAAGCACTGCAAGACGAATACCAAGGCTGGGAATCACGTAACATAATTGAAGACTTTACAAATTATGCGACAACTCTTTTTGAAGCATTTCGCGGAAAAGTAAATTATTGGGTCAGTTTAAATGAACAAAATATTTTTACTTCATTAGGGTATTTAATGGCTGCTCATCCGCCTGGTGTAACGGATTCAAAACGATTCTATGAAGTGAATCACATTGCCAACTTAGTGAATGCTTCTGTGATCAAAAAATTCCATGATATGGAAATGCCTGGTAAAATTGGACCAAGCTTCGCCTATACTCCGAATTATTCATTGGACAGCAATCCAGTGAATGTCTTAGCGGCTGAAGATACTGAAGAATTGAACGCCAATTTTTGGATGGATGTTTACTTGTACGGAAAATATCCAATCGTTGCCATGAAGTACTTGAAAGATAGAGGATTGGCACCTACGTTCGAAGCAGGCGATGAAGAACTATTAGCTGCAGCTAAACCGGATTTTCTAGGGATCAATTATTATCAAAGTGCGACAGATGTTTTTAACCCAACAGATGGTGTAGGATTAGGTAAGATGAATACAACTGGGAAAAAAGGCTCTAGTGAAGAGTCTGGGACACCAGGAGTATCTAAACGAGTTGAAAATCCTTTTGTTGAACGGACGAATTGGGATTGGGAAATAGATCCGCAAGGTTTACGCATTGCTCTTCGGCGAATCACCAGCCGTTACCGTATTCCTGTAATGATTACAGAAAACGGTTTAGGTGAATACGACAAATTGACGGAAGACAATCAAATTCACGATGATTACCGGATCAATTACCTAGAAAGTCATGTCCATGCGATTCGAGAAGCGATTACCGATGGAGCAACGGTTCTTGGTTATTGCACATGGTCATATACAGATTTATTAAGCTGGTTAAATGGATACCAAAAACGCTATGGTTTTGTTTATGTGGACCGTGACGAAGAAGAAGGAAAGACGATGAATCGCTACAAAAAAGATAGTTACTATTGGTATCAGAAAGTCATTGCCGAAAATGGAAACAACTGCTGA
- a CDS encoding ion transporter, translated as MKKKRIFEIIQIGRHADIVSRLFDFTIVSAILLNLGLAIFSTFDRSIDYMPIIHKIETVSVVLFTIEYGLRLWTANYLYPVLSKGSARLKYAISFTGLVDLFSFFPFYLPFFFPSGTVAFRVFRVIRIFRLFRINNYYDSLNLITDVLKSKRQQLLSSIFIILVLMTAASLVMYNLEHDAQPDVFTDAFSAFWWASSSLLTVGYGDIYPVTLAGKFFGMVITFLGVGMVAIPTGILSAGFVEQLTVIQHKKSNNYCPHCGEKL; from the coding sequence ATGAAAAAGAAAAGAATATTTGAAATTATTCAAATCGGAAGGCATGCTGACATTGTCAGCCGGCTATTTGACTTTACCATTGTTTCAGCTATTTTATTAAATTTGGGATTAGCTATTTTTTCTACTTTTGACCGTTCAATTGATTATATGCCTATTATTCATAAAATCGAAACTGTCAGTGTCGTTTTATTCACAATTGAATATGGTTTGAGATTATGGACCGCTAATTACCTGTATCCTGTTCTTTCGAAAGGCAGTGCAAGATTAAAATATGCCATCTCATTTACAGGACTGGTTGATTTATTTTCTTTTTTTCCGTTTTATCTGCCGTTCTTTTTCCCAAGCGGTACGGTAGCCTTTCGTGTGTTCCGAGTCATTCGTATCTTCCGCTTATTCCGAATCAACAATTACTATGACTCCTTGAATCTCATTACTGATGTTCTTAAAAGCAAACGGCAACAGTTGCTTTCATCTATTTTTATTATTTTAGTGTTGATGACTGCTGCTTCATTAGTGATGTATAATCTTGAACACGATGCTCAGCCTGATGTTTTTACAGATGCTTTTTCTGCTTTCTGGTGGGCTTCTTCTTCCTTGCTGACTGTCGGTTATGGCGATATTTATCCTGTAACGTTAGCCGGAAAATTCTTTGGAATGGTAATTACTTTTTTAGGTGTCGGAATGGTTGCTATCCCCACCGGTATTTTATCTGCAGGTTTTGTGGAACAATTAACTGTGATCCAACATAAAAAAAGCAACAATTACTGTCCGCACTGTGGAGAAAAATTATAA
- a CDS encoding Nramp family divalent metal transporter yields the protein MGNKKKPSTNGWIRRVDNVSLEEANSSIKVPASNASFLRKLLAFMGPGSLIAVGYVDPGNWATSIAGGSEFGYTLLSVILIASLIAMLMQEMAARLGIATGKDLAQATSASVGKKTSFFLWILTELAIIATDIAEVIGSAIALKLLFNIPLLLGVTITTLDVLLLLLLQKRNFRIIESIVTVLMATIFIIFGYEIFLSHPNAVQLLKGYLPQTEIVTNTNMLFMGLGILGATVMPHNLYLHSSIIQTRSYERTEKGKKEAVTFARIDSVFSLTIAFFINSMILILGAAAFYKSGQVIGGIEDAYALLAPAVGASIASTLFAIALLASGQNSTITGTLSGQIVMEGFIHLRVKPWIRRVITRLIAVIPVFIVTLIAGENGTADLLILSQVILSMQLPFALVPLVLYTSDPHKMGSFVNSMWVKVLAWIATVIIIILNIYLVVYTIVGN from the coding sequence ATGGGAAATAAAAAAAAGCCGTCCACAAATGGATGGATAAGAAGAGTTGATAATGTAAGTTTAGAAGAAGCAAACAGCTCGATAAAGGTTCCAGCATCAAATGCATCTTTCTTACGAAAACTGCTTGCTTTTATGGGCCCAGGTTCATTGATTGCTGTAGGATATGTTGATCCTGGTAATTGGGCAACGTCAATAGCAGGCGGTTCAGAATTCGGCTACACTTTATTGAGTGTGATCCTGATCGCTAGTTTGATCGCCATGTTGATGCAAGAGATGGCGGCTCGGCTTGGGATTGCTACAGGCAAGGACTTAGCACAGGCCACGAGTGCCTCAGTTGGAAAGAAAACCTCTTTCTTCTTATGGATTTTAACAGAATTAGCTATTATTGCGACTGATATTGCTGAGGTGATCGGTTCAGCAATTGCCTTGAAATTATTATTCAATATCCCTTTATTACTGGGCGTTACGATTACCACACTAGATGTTTTATTGTTATTGTTGCTGCAAAAGCGAAACTTTCGAATCATTGAAAGCATCGTGACTGTATTGATGGCTACAATTTTTATAATTTTCGGCTATGAAATCTTTTTGTCCCATCCGAATGCAGTGCAATTATTAAAAGGGTACTTGCCGCAGACTGAGATTGTTACCAATACCAATATGCTATTCATGGGTCTAGGTATTTTAGGAGCCACGGTTATGCCGCATAACTTATACTTACATTCTTCTATTATTCAAACAAGAAGTTACGAACGGACAGAAAAAGGGAAAAAAGAAGCCGTTACTTTTGCGCGGATCGATTCCGTATTCTCTTTAACGATTGCGTTCTTTATCAATTCGATGATTTTGATTTTAGGCGCGGCGGCTTTTTATAAAAGTGGACAAGTTATCGGCGGGATTGAAGACGCGTATGCTTTGTTGGCACCGGCTGTGGGAGCATCGATTGCCAGTACATTATTTGCCATAGCTTTGCTGGCTTCTGGACAAAATTCAACCATTACTGGAACTTTAAGCGGTCAAATCGTCATGGAAGGTTTTATCCATCTTAGAGTCAAACCATGGATACGTCGTGTCATCACTCGGCTGATAGCAGTGATTCCAGTGTTTATTGTTACGCTGATTGCTGGAGAAAACGGAACAGCTGATTTGTTGATATTAAGCCAAGTTATTCTGAGTATGCAATTGCCGTTTGCACTTGTGCCACTCGTTCTTTACACCAGCGATCCACATAAAATGGGAAGCTTTGTAAACTCAATGTGGGTTAAAGTCTTAGCCTGGATCGCTACGGTGATTATTATTATTCTAAATATTTACCTTGTTGTTTACACAATAGTGGGCAATTAG
- a CDS encoding aldo/keto reductase: MMKEKTFVFHNDVEIPHIGFGTWQIPNEEAYDAVTMALKNGYTHIDTALAYHNEENVGKAIKDFDISRENIFLTSKLPAQIKGYDETLKAFEETLTNLGMDYLDLYLIHAPWPWDEKGKDCTAENIQTWKAMEKLYHEGKIRAIGVSNFSESDIQALIDACEVVPMANQIPFYIGRDQESLLNYCKEHKIVVEAYSPLATGEILNSSEIKEIAQKYNVTPAQLCIRYCLERETLPLPKSTHEERIIENSQLDFHISDEDMKQLNAIEDVRNK, translated from the coding sequence ATGATGAAAGAAAAAACATTTGTATTTCACAATGACGTTGAAATCCCACATATCGGTTTTGGTACTTGGCAAATTCCTAATGAAGAAGCTTATGATGCCGTAACAATGGCGCTTAAAAATGGCTATACTCATATCGATACCGCTTTAGCTTATCATAATGAAGAAAATGTTGGGAAAGCCATCAAAGACTTTGATATTTCCCGGGAAAATATTTTTCTAACTAGTAAACTTCCTGCACAAATCAAAGGCTATGACGAAACTTTAAAAGCTTTTGAGGAAACTCTTACAAATCTGGGAATGGATTATCTAGACCTTTACCTCATCCATGCACCATGGCCATGGGATGAAAAAGGAAAAGATTGCACAGCAGAAAATATTCAAACATGGAAAGCAATGGAAAAATTGTATCATGAGGGTAAAATTCGAGCTATTGGTGTTTCTAACTTTTCAGAGTCGGATATCCAAGCATTGATCGATGCTTGCGAAGTTGTTCCAATGGCCAATCAGATTCCGTTTTATATTGGTCGTGACCAAGAAAGTCTGTTGAACTATTGTAAAGAACATAAAATTGTTGTTGAAGCTTATTCGCCTTTAGCAACAGGAGAAATACTCAACAGCTCAGAAATCAAAGAAATAGCCCAAAAATATAACGTTACACCAGCTCAGTTGTGCATTCGTTATTGTTTAGAACGTGAAACCTTGCCGCTTCCAAAATCAACACATGAAGAACGGATCATCGAAAACAGCCAATTGGATTTTCATATCTCAGATGAAGACATGAAACAATTAAACGCTATTGAAGACGTGCGCAATAAGTAA
- a CDS encoding DUF305 domain-containing protein, which translates to MNKYLKFGLMIATSTLVMYAMMFFNVFQLDHIFFSETRLYMAFMMGAAMAIIMLLFMWNMYTNKKANMLILLVSLVVFGGSLGLVRSQATIEDSSWLKAMIPHHSIAILTSERAHLSDPRVQELAKKISEAQRDEIKQMKELIKDLESSD; encoded by the coding sequence ATGAACAAGTATCTTAAGTTTGGCTTAATGATTGCTACTTCTACTCTAGTTATGTACGCTATGATGTTTTTCAATGTCTTTCAATTGGATCATATCTTTTTCAGCGAAACGCGGTTGTACATGGCATTCATGATGGGGGCTGCTATGGCCATTATTATGCTATTATTTATGTGGAATATGTATACAAATAAAAAGGCAAATATGTTGATTTTATTGGTAAGTCTAGTTGTTTTTGGAGGATCTCTTGGTCTTGTACGGAGCCAAGCAACGATTGAAGACTCTTCTTGGCTAAAAGCCATGATTCCACATCACTCGATTGCGATACTCACTAGTGAACGGGCCCATCTGTCAGATCCGCGGGTTCAAGAGCTTGCTAAAAAAATTAGCGAAGCACAACGTGATGAAATTAAACAAATGAAAGAATTGATTAAAGATCTTGAAAGTTCTGATTAG
- the trpS gene encoding tryptophan--tRNA ligase, whose translation MSKVILTGDRPTGKLHLGHYVGSLKNRVMLQNDPDNQNFIMIADQQALTDNAKNPKKIQDSLLEVALDYLAVGLDPAKSTIFVQSQIPQLSELTMYYLNLVTVSRLKRNPTVKSEINEKNFGESIPAGFFMYPVSQAADITAFKGTHVPVGEDQSPMIEQTREIVRDFNRIYNTDALVMPESILPDKGQERLVGIDGKGKMSKSLNNGIYLSDSSDEIKKKVMSMYTDPDHIHVNDPGKVEGNVVFTYLDVFGTDKAKIQSLKEHYQQGGLGDVKIKLYLNEILQDFLKPIRENREQFAADKEEVRRMLKAGSESAEKVAAQTLSEVKSAMGINYFK comes from the coding sequence ATGAGCAAAGTTATTTTAACAGGCGACAGACCAACCGGAAAACTGCATTTAGGACATTACGTCGGCTCTTTAAAGAACCGTGTCATGTTACAAAATGATCCAGACAATCAAAATTTTATTATGATTGCAGACCAACAAGCGTTGACCGATAACGCCAAGAACCCTAAAAAAATTCAAGACAGTTTACTTGAAGTAGCGTTGGATTATTTGGCAGTCGGACTAGACCCGGCTAAATCAACTATTTTTGTGCAATCTCAAATTCCACAATTGTCAGAATTGACGATGTATTATTTGAATTTAGTGACCGTTTCGCGCTTGAAACGGAATCCGACGGTTAAATCGGAAATCAATGAAAAGAACTTTGGAGAAAGTATTCCAGCGGGCTTCTTTATGTATCCAGTTAGCCAGGCAGCAGATATCACGGCGTTTAAAGGAACACATGTGCCAGTCGGTGAAGATCAAAGTCCGATGATTGAACAAACAAGAGAAATTGTCAGAGATTTTAACCGCATTTACAATACAGATGCATTAGTGATGCCTGAAAGTATTCTGCCGGATAAAGGCCAAGAAAGATTGGTCGGCATTGATGGTAAAGGCAAAATGAGTAAATCTTTAAACAATGGTATTTACTTGTCTGACTCGTCAGACGAAATCAAGAAAAAAGTTATGAGCATGTACACAGATCCAGATCATATCCATGTAAACGATCCAGGTAAAGTAGAAGGCAATGTAGTTTTTACGTATTTAGATGTTTTTGGAACAGATAAAGCTAAGATCCAATCTCTAAAAGAGCATTACCAACAAGGTGGTCTAGGAGATGTAAAAATCAAGTTGTACCTGAATGAAATTTTACAGGATTTCTTGAAACCCATCCGAGAAAATCGGGAACAGTTCGCTGCAGATAAAGAAGAAGTGCGCCGAATGTTGAAAGCTGGCAGTGAGTCTGCTGAAAAAGTGGCGGCTCAAACCTTGTCAGAAGTTAAATCAGCTATGGGAATCAACTACTTTAAGTAG
- a CDS encoding carbon starvation CstA family protein: MITLVGGIILLVLGYFTYGKYIEKNFSIDPDRETPAEVLKDGYDFVPMSKAKNAIIELLNIAGTGPIFGPIMGALYGPVAYIWIIIGCIFGGAVHDYMVGMISLRNNGAQLPELASKYLGKPVKHVVNIFAMLLLMLVGTVFVTSPASLIESITPSWLTGGIVVLLIFVYYLISTILPIDKAMGKVYPWFGGILIISTIAIGLSLLFGNHTIPNLTLNTMQNFHPEGTPIFPAIFFTISCGALSGFHATQAPMVSRTSTNEREGRFTFYGMMIAEGVIAMIWAAASMSLFDGQTLSQMINTGTPSAVVNQVSVLLLGNVVGTVAIIGVIVLPISSGLSAFRSLRIILSDYLHIKQDTIKKVLMVTIPLFAISFILTNMDFNILWRYFNWANQVTAVIALLVSTRYLYLKNKNYLVTLIPGTFMLYACVVYIFSEPIGFKMGLTTLTYVLSLVLSLAILAIFWKTGQKQKENLDPNGELINDQLPIGTFTTEQQS, from the coding sequence ATGATAACGTTAGTTGGAGGCATTATATTATTGGTTTTAGGTTATTTTACGTATGGTAAGTACATTGAAAAGAATTTTTCAATTGATCCTGACCGTGAAACCCCGGCAGAAGTGTTAAAAGACGGGTATGATTTTGTTCCCATGTCGAAAGCGAAAAATGCTATTATTGAATTATTGAATATTGCCGGTACTGGACCGATTTTTGGACCAATCATGGGAGCCTTATATGGACCAGTAGCTTATATCTGGATTATTATCGGCTGTATTTTTGGTGGAGCTGTACATGACTATATGGTTGGAATGATCTCACTGCGTAATAACGGTGCACAACTGCCAGAATTAGCCAGCAAGTATTTAGGTAAACCAGTCAAACATGTGGTCAATATTTTTGCTATGCTGCTTTTAATGTTAGTGGGTACTGTATTTGTTACGTCTCCTGCCAGCTTGATTGAAAGCATTACACCTAGTTGGTTAACAGGAGGAATAGTCGTCTTACTGATTTTTGTGTATTATCTTATTTCAACAATTTTGCCAATTGATAAAGCAATGGGAAAGGTATATCCTTGGTTTGGTGGTATTTTAATTATCAGTACAATTGCAATCGGACTTAGTTTGCTGTTTGGAAATCATACGATTCCAAATCTCACTTTAAATACAATGCAAAACTTTCATCCAGAAGGAACTCCTATTTTCCCGGCAATTTTCTTTACCATTTCATGTGGAGCACTATCAGGATTTCATGCTACACAAGCTCCAATGGTATCAAGAACCAGTACAAACGAAAGGGAAGGACGGTTCACTTTCTATGGCATGATGATTGCAGAAGGTGTGATTGCTATGATTTGGGCCGCAGCTTCTATGTCGCTTTTTGATGGACAAACACTCAGCCAAATGATCAATACTGGTACTCCATCTGCAGTGGTTAACCAAGTATCTGTACTGCTATTAGGCAATGTAGTGGGGACCGTGGCGATTATTGGGGTAATCGTATTACCGATTTCTTCTGGTTTATCTGCTTTCAGAAGTTTGCGTATTATTTTATCTGACTACTTGCATATTAAACAAGATACGATCAAAAAAGTTCTTATGGTCACGATTCCCTTGTTTGCCATATCTTTTATCTTGACCAATATGGATTTCAATATTTTATGGAGATATTTTAACTGGGCTAACCAAGTAACAGCAGTGATTGCTTTATTGGTTTCTACTCGTTACTTGTATCTAAAAAATAAAAATTATTTAGTAACCTTAATTCCAGGAACATTTATGTTGTATGCTTGTGTGGTTTATATTTTCAGTGAACCTATTGGCTTTAAAATGGGCTTAACAACCCTCACTTACGTGCTTAGTCTGGTCTTGTCATTAGCTATCTTGGCTATATTTTGGAAAACTGGTCAAAAGCAAAAAGAGAACCTGGATCCAAATGGAGAATTGATCAATGATCAGCTGCCTATTGGGACATTTACAACAGAACAACAATCCTAA
- a CDS encoding DUF2188 domain-containing protein produces the protein MRKKEREDKPVFITDSKSKAADEANRLAKEAGTIAIIHSEHGKIEEQNNYEK, from the coding sequence ATAAGAAAAAAAGAACGCGAAGACAAGCCAGTTTTTATTACTGATTCAAAATCAAAAGCTGCGGACGAAGCTAACCGATTAGCAAAAGAAGCGGGTACGATTGCTATTATTCATAGCGAACACGGAAAAATTGAAGAACAAAATAATTATGAAAAATAA
- a CDS encoding SDR family oxidoreductase translates to MLPQITSKHALVDFTKQLAYDFGSQGIKANLIAPGFIDTKMTEGIDDPRLKDIPAERARKPEEVAAVALFLASDESDYIQGTESKVDGGWTVGR, encoded by the coding sequence ATGTTACCTCAAATTACCTCAAAGCATGCACTCGTCGATTTCACCAAACAATTGGCTTATGACTTTGGCAGCCAAGGTATAAAAGCTAACCTAATTGCTCCCGGATTTATTGATACCAAAATGACAGAAGGAATTGATGATCCGCGCTTGAAAGACATTCCAGCTGAACGTGCTAGAAAGCCTGAAGAAGTGGCAGCAGTAGCTTTGTTTTTAGCTTCAGATGAATCGGACTATATTCAAGGTACTGAAAGCAAAGTGGACGGCGGTTGGACTGTCGGCAGATAA
- a CDS encoding SDR family NAD(P)-dependent oxidoreductase, whose protein sequence is MLRGAFLMSKAVLPILLEKGKGTIINVESQGSFVVGPGGAAYVTSNYLKACTRRFHQTIGL, encoded by the coding sequence ATGTTAAGGGGGGCCTTTTTAATGTCTAAAGCTGTTTTACCAATATTATTAGAAAAAGGAAAAGGCACCATTATTAATGTTGAATCCCAAGGCAGTTTTGTTGTCGGTCCCGGCGGAGCAGCTTATGTTACCTCAAATTACCTCAAAGCATGCACTCGTCGATTTCACCAAACAATTGGCTTATGA
- a CDS encoding SDR family NAD(P)-dependent oxidoreductase, translating to MSKLKGKVAIVTGATSGIGESTAKLFAAEGAKIAVVGRNQERGEEVVKAVKDADGEALFIQTDMTNNEEIKNCVSKVLDTYGTINILFNSAGIHDSYQHVIETDEEAWDKLMTVNVKGGLFNV from the coding sequence ATGAGTAAATTAAAAGGAAAAGTAGCTATCGTTACAGGTGCCACTTCTGGAATCGGTGAATCAACTGCGAAGTTATTTGCGGCAGAAGGGGCAAAAATTGCTGTAGTCGGCCGAAATCAAGAACGAGGCGAAGAAGTAGTAAAAGCGGTTAAAGATGCAGATGGTGAAGCGCTTTTTATCCAGACAGACATGACAAACAATGAAGAAATCAAAAACTGTGTCTCTAAAGTGTTAGATACCTATGGCACGATCAATATTTTATTTAACAGTGCCGGCATTCACGATTCTTATCAACATGTAATCGAAACCGATGAAGAAGCTTGGGATAAATTAATGACTGTAAATGTTAAGGGGGGCCTTTTTAATGTCTAA